Proteins from a single region of Pyrus communis chromosome 6, drPyrComm1.1, whole genome shotgun sequence:
- the LOC137738267 gene encoding serine/threonine-protein kinase BRI1-like 2: MKLVSSMENFNPVQFFLHLSALLVLVGLHLVSVSTADQQVTASIKTDAVSLLNFKKMIDKDPNGVLSGWKLGTSPCSWYGVTCSMNRATQLDLTSCSLVGTISFEPLASLDMLSVLNLPSNKFSVNATSLLQLPSALKQLDLSFNALFGVLPEGVSSKCPNLVSVNLAFNNLTGPPPNDLLLHSDKLQTLDISYNNFTGSISGLIIEKYSCPSLLQLDLSGNRITGSIPMSLANCTSLKTMSLSTNNVTGEIPRSFGQLRSLQRLDLSHNQITGWIPPELGNACGSLVELKLSFNNITGPIPASFSSCSLLEALDLSNNKLTGPLPDSIFQNLTSLQSLVLRNNIITGSLPGSISACKSLQVIDLSSNKISGVIPPDICPGASSLEELRMPDNLIVGEIPAQLSQCSQLKTIDFSLNYLNGSIPAELGKLENLQQLIAWYNGLEGKIPPDLGKCKNLKDIILNNNHLSGEIPVELFSCSNLEWISLTSNKLSGEVPKEFGLLTRLAVLQLGNNSLSGKIPGELGNCSSLVWLDLNSNKLTGEIPPRLGRQIGAKALSGILSGNTLVFVRNVGNSCKGVGGLLEFAGIRPERLQQDPTLRTCDFARLYSGPVLSLFTKYQTLEYLDLSYNQLRGKIPEEMGDMIALQVLELSHNQLSGEIPASLGQLKDLGVFDASHNRLQGHIPDSLENLSFLVQIDLSNNELTGEIPSRGQLSTLPATQYANNPGLCGVPLPDCQSSSDQPDTTPSDQDEGKRSRRPSVASWANSIVVGVLISLASVCVLVVWAIAMRTRRKEAKEVKMLNRLQASHAAWKIDKEKEPLSINVATFQRQLRKLKFSQLIEATNGFSADSLIGCGGFGEVFKATLKDGSSVAIKKLIRLSCQGDREFMAEMETLGKIKHRNLVPLLGYCKIGEERLLVYEFMEHGSLEEMLHGRTKTRDRRMLTWEERKKIARGAAKGLCFLHHNCIPHIIHRDMKSSNVLLDSELEARVSDFGMARLISALDTHLSVSTLAGTPGYVPPEYYQSFRCTAKGDVYSFGVVLLELVTGKRPTDKDDFGDTNLVGWAKMKVREGKQMEVIDQELLSVTKGTDEAEAEEVKEMVRYLEVTLQCVDDFPSKRPNMLQVVAMLRELISGSASGSSNSA, translated from the coding sequence ATGAAACTTGTTTCATCAATGGAGAACTTCAATCCAGTTCagttttttcttcatctttctgCATTACTTGTATTGGTAGGACTTCACCTTGTTTCTGTTTCCACAGCTGACCAACAGGTCACTGCATCGATCAAAACCGACGCAGTTTCTCTTCTCAACTTCAAAAAGATGATTGACAAGGACCCGAATGGTGTGTTGTCCGGTTGGAAGCTCGGCACCAGTCCATGCAGCTGGTATGGAGTTACATGCTCCATGAACCGGGCAACTCAGCTCGATCTTACCAGTTGTTCTCTTGTTGGTACAATCTCTTTTGAACCCTTGGCCTCTCTAGACATGCTTTCTGTCTTAAATCTGCCTTCCAATAAATTCAGTGTAAACGCTACCTCTTTGCTTCAACTCCCATCTGCTTTGAAACAACTCGATTTATCGTTCAACGCACTTTTCGGTGTTCTTCCTGAGGGTGTTTCCTCAAAATGTCCAAATCTTGTCTCTGTGAATCTTGCTTTTAACAACTTAACCGGCCCTCCACCCAATGATCTCTTACTGCATTCCGACAAACTTCAAACTCTCGACATCTCTTACAACAATTTCACCGGGTCGATTTCTGGTCTGATAATTGAGAAATATTCTTGCCCTTCTTTGTTGCAGCTCGATTTGTCAGGAAACCGTATAACGGGTTCCATTCCCATGTCCTTGGCAAACTGCACCAGTCTCAAAACTATGAGTTTATCGACCAACAATGTGACAGGCGAAATCCCAAGATCGTTCGGGCAACTCCGCAGTCTACAGAGATTGGATCTTTCTCACAATCAGATAACCGGTTGGATACCTCCTGAATTAGGAAATGCATGCGGTTCGCTTGTCGAACTTAAGCTTTCCTTTAACAACATTACCGGCCCAATTCCAGCCTCTTTCTCCTCGTGTTCTTTGCTGGAGGCTCTCGATCTCTCCAACAACAAGTTAACAGGCCCCCTGCCAGATTCTATCTTTCAGAACCTCACCTCCTTACAGAGCTTGGTGTTGAGGAATAACATCATCACTGGATCGCTTCCGGGCTCCATATCAGCTTGCAAGAGCCTACAGGTTATAGACTTGAGCTCTAATAAAATATCTGGCGTCATCCCACCAGATATATGTCCCGGGGCCTCCTCACTTGAGGAGCTGAGAATGCCGGACAACCTCATTGTAGGCGAAATTCCTGCTCAACTATCACAATGTTCTCAGCTGAAGACGATCGATTTTAGTTTGAACTATCTCAACGGCTCAATTCCAGCTGAGCTCGGGAAGCTGGAGAATTTGCAGCAGCTAATAGCATGGTACAATGGCTTAGAGGGGAAAATCCCACCAGACTTGGGAAAGTGCAAGAATCTCAAGGATATTATTCTCAACAATAACCATCTGAGTGGTGAAATCCCAGTTGAATTGTTCAGCTGCAGCAATCTTGAATGGATATCACTCACAAGCAATAAACTCAGTGGTGAAGTCCCAAAGGAATTTGGCCTTTTGACACGACTGGCGGTTCTACAACTTGGGAACAATAGCTTGAGTGGCAAGATACCAGGAGAGCTTGGAAATTGCAGCAGCTTGGTTTGGTTGGATTTGAACAGCAACAAACTCACCGGAGAGATCCCGCCTCGACTTGGGAGGCAGATCGGGGCCAAGGCACTGAGTGGAATTCTCTCCGGCAATACTTTGGTGTTTGTACGGAATGTGGGGAACTCTTGTAAAGGAGTGGGAGGCTTATTAGAGTTTGCGGGAATCCGACCTGAAAGGCTTCAACAGGACCCAACATTGAGGACTTGTGATTTCGCCAGATTGTACTCTGGCCCTGTCCTGAGTCTCTTTACAAAATACCAAACACTGGAGTATCTTGATCTATCTTACAATCAGCTTCGCGGGAAAATCCCGGAAGAAATGGGGGACATGATTGCATTGCAAGTTCTTGAGTTATCCCACAACCAGTTATCAGGTGAGATTCCTGCATCACTTGGCCAGCTCAAAGATTTAGGGGTGTTTGATGCATCACACAACAGACTGCAGGGTCACATCCCTGATTCATTGGAGAACCTATCTTTCTTGGTGCAAATTGATTTGTCCAACAATGAATTAACTGGCGAAATTCCCTCGAGGGGTCAGCTGAGTACGCTTCCTGCTACCCAGTATGCTAACAACCCTGGACTCTGTGGAGTCCCGTTGCCTGATTGCCAGAGCAGCAGTGACCAACCAGACACCACTCCAAGCGATCAGGATGAAGGCAAACGAAGCCGAAGGCCATCGGTTGCATCATGGGCTAACAGCATTGTTGTGGGGGTTCTGATTTCTCTTGCTTCTGTCTGTGTTCTGGTTGTGTGGGCAATTGCAATGCGGACAAGGCGAAAGGAAGCGAAGGAGGTGAAGATGCTTAATCGCTTGCAAGCATCCCATGCGGCATGGAAGATTGAcaaagagaaagaacccttgagcATTAATGTTGCCACTTTCCAAAGACAGTTGAGGAAGCTCAAGTTCTCCCAACTCATTGAGGCAACCAATGGCTTCTCGGCAGATAGTCTTATAGGGTGTGGAGGTTTTGGGGAAGTGTTCAAGGCAACGCTGAAAGATGGATCCAGTGTTGCAATCAAGAAACTTATACGGCTGAGCTGCCAAGGTGACCGTGAATTCATGGCCGAGATGGAAACTCTGGGGAAGATCAAGCATAGGAATCTCGTGCCTTTATTGGGTTATTGTAAAATTGGTGAAGAGAGGCTGCTAGTATATGAATTCATGGAGCACGGAAGCCTCGAAGAAATGCTCCATGGAAGAACAAAGACACGTGACAGGCGGATGCTAACATgggaggaaagaaaaaagattgcaaGAGGTGCAGCGAAAGGACTGTGTTTCCTCCACCATAATTGCATCCCTCACATCATACACAGAGACATGAAGTCAAGCAATGTATTGTTGGACAGTGAATTGGAAGCAAGGGTTTCTGATTTCGGAATGGCAAGGCTCATAAGTGCTCTTGACACACACTTGAGTGTAAGCACTCTTGCAGGCACTCCTGGTTATGTTCCGCCTGAATACTACCAGAGTTTCCGCTGCACTGCCAAGGGTGACGTCTACTCATTTGGGGTTGTCCTCTTGGAGCTTGTGACTGGAAAACGCCCAACAGACAAGGATGATTTCGGGGACACTAACTTGGTCGGATGGGCGAAGATGAAGGTGAGAGAAGGGAAACAGATGGAAGTGATAGACCAAGAGTTACTTTCGGTAACTAAAGGAACTGatgaagcagaagcagaagaagtGAAAGAGATGGTGAGGTATTTAGAGGTGACACTTCAATGTGTTGACGACTTCCCATCAAAGAGGCCTAACATGTTGCAGGTGGTGGCCATGCTGAGAGAGCTGATATCTGGATCAGCAAGTGGAAGTAGTAATAGcgcttga
- the LOC137737307 gene encoding zinc finger protein SHOOT GRAVITROPISM 5: MFDNTNNNTAAFSSAPPSSSSHENGGATHKRKRRPAGTPDPDAEVVSLSPKTLLESDRYVCEICNQGFQRDQNLQMHRRRHKVPWKLLKRELAEDQVIKKRVFVCPEPSCLHHDPSHALGDLVGIKKHFRRKHSNHKQWVCDKCSKGYAVQSDYKAHLKTCGTRGHSCDCGRVFSRVESFIEHQDTCTVRHVVLPELQAALQPAACSSRTASSTSPSSDTNFSISNNVAAPVVLAGLPVRPNPTDHHDQRDGMNAYISCNRQQQQQQQQVHKNILELQLLPSSNAHTSSPPNLDKGYATNLKLSIGSPSSDQLDNEKNESSKYNSSHIIRRRSSPGDENESALGGVGPASDVARLKEFASEELKLAVAEKSYAEDARREAKRQIEMAEIEFANAKRIRQQAQAEVEKAQLLKEQATKRISSAILQITCQACKQHFHIASAASAAAGGGALGGVGPSDETSLAMSYMSSATTEGEGDHDHTT, from the exons ATGTTCGataacaccaacaacaacaccGCCGCCTTTTCTTCCGCTCCTCCGTCTTCTTCCTCTCATGAAAATGGAGGAGCCACCCACAAACGAAAAAGAAGACCCGCAGGCACACCag ATCCGGATGCAGAAGTGGTGTCTCTGTCCCCCAAGACCCTACTTGAATCGGACCGGTACGTGTGCGAGATCTGCAACCAGGGATTTCAGAGAGACCAGAATCTGCAGATGCACAGGAGGCGACACAAGGTGCCGTGGAAGCTGCTGAAGCGAGAGCTAGCGGAAGATCAGGTGATCAAGAAGCGGGTGTTCGTGTGCCCGGAGCCCAGCTGCCTCCACCACGACCCCTCCCACGCCCTCGGCGATCTCGTCGGAATCAAAAAACACTTCAGAAGAAAACACAGCAACCACAAGCAGTGGGTCTGCGACAAGTGCTCCAAAGGCTACGCCGTTCAGTCCGATTACAAAGCACATCTCAAAACCTGCGGCACCAGAGGACATTCCTGTGACTGCGGCCGGGTCTTTTCAag AGTGGAAAGTTTCATAGAGCACCAAGACACTTGCACAGTCCGACACGTGGTCCTGCCAGAGTTACAGGCAGCATTACAGCCGGCGGCCTGCTCGTCGCGAACCGCATCGAGTACAAGCCCCTCCAGTGACACCAATTTCAGCATTAGTAACAATGTGGCAGCTCCAGTAGTATTGGCTGGACTCCCGGTGCGACCAAACCCAACTGACCATCACGATCAGCGTGACGGTATGAATGCTTATATTTCTTGCAACcgccagcagcagcagcagcaacaacaagtGCATAAAAATATATTGGAACTTCAGCTCCTTCCGTCGTCAAACGCGCATACTTCTTCCCCGCCAAATTTAGACAAAGGTTACGCAACTAATCTGAAGCTCTCGATTGGGTCCCCGTCAAGTGATCAGCTTGACAACGAAAAGAATGAATCAAGCAAGTATAATTCATCACAcataataagaagaagaagctcTCCAGGTGATGAGAATGAATCGGCTCTTGGAGGAGTTGGGCCCGCATCGGATGTGGCCAGGTTGAAAGAGTTTGCAAGTGAGGAGCTGAAGTTGGCCGTGGCTGAAAAGTCTTACGCGGAAGACGCCCGGCGAGAAGCCAAACGGCAGATAGAGATGGCGGAGATCGAGTTCGCGAACGCCAAGAGGATCAGGCAGCAAGCACAGGCTGAGGTGGAGAAGGCTCAGTTGCTCAAAGAGCAGGCAACTAAGAGAATCAGCTCCGCCATTTTGCAAATCACTTGTCAAGCTTGCAAGCAACATTTTCACATTGCCTCTGCTGCTTCCGCCGCCGCAGGAGGAGGAGCACTGGGAGGAGTGGGACCCTCTGATGAGACATCCCTAGCTATGAGTTACATGTCCTCCGCCACAACCGAAGGAGAAGGAGATCATGATCACACCACATAA
- the LOC137736573 gene encoding D-galacturonate reductase-like, with amino-acid sequence MTPTIVPEVTLISCDMTMPVIGMGTSPYPKVEPETAIAAILEAIRAGYRHFDTAFVYGSELDLGGAIAEALRLGLVKSRSELFITTKLYASFAERDLVVPAINMSLRNLQLEYVDMYIIHWPFKLGKVVSSMPVEKGMLLPLDIKSVWEGMEECKRLGLARGIGVSNFTSEMLEDLLSIAKIPPALNQLEMNPLWQLKELREFCKAKGIHVTAYSPLGSTASRFGDNKVLGSKVLQDIAKAKGKTTAQIALRWVYQQGVSLVTKSTNKERMNQNLDIFSWSLTEEELDKISRLPQHKTITFASIMGPHDVVLRIDAGL; translated from the exons ATGACGCCAACGATAGTTCCTGAGGTAACACTGATCTCCTGTGACATGACGATGCCAGTGATTGGCATGGGGACTTCACCGTACCCTAAAGTCGAGCCTGAAACAGCCATAGCTGCAATTCTTGAAGCAATCAGAGCGGGCTACCGCCACTTCGACACTGCCTTTGTTTACGGGTCAGAGCTAGATCTGGGGGGAGCCATAGCTGAAGCACTGCGTCTTGGACTTGTCAAGTCCAGGAGTGAGCTCTTCATCACCACCAAGCTTTATGCCAGCTTTGCTGAAAGGGACCTTGTAGTGCCTGCCATCAACATGAGTTTAAG GAATCTGCAATTGGAGTATGTGGATATGTACATAATACATTGGCCCTTCAAACTGGGGAAAGTGGTGAGCTCTATGCCAGTAGAAAAGGGAATGCTGCTACCCTTAGATATCAAGTCAGTTTGGGAAGGCATGGAAGAATGCAAGAGACTGGGCCTTGCGAGGGGCATTGGCGTCAGTAACTTCACTTCCGAGATGCTTGAGGACCTCCTTTCCATCGCCAAAATCCCTCCCGCCCTCAACCAA ttgGAGATGAACCCACTTTGGCAGCTGAAGGAACTGAGGGAGTTCTGTAAGGCAAAGGGCATTCATGTGACGGCCTACTCTCCGTTAGGGTCAACCGCGTCTAGATTTGGAGACAATAAAGTCTTAGGCTCAAAAGTCCTCCAGGACATTGCCAAagccaaaggaaaaacaactGCTCAG ATAGCGTTGAGATGGGTGTACCAGCAGGGGGTGAGCTTGGTAACAAAGAGTACCAACAAGGAAAGAATGAATCAGAACCTTGACATTTTCAGTTGGTCCTTGACTGAGGAGGAATTAGACAAGATTAGTCGTCTTCctcaacacaaaacaatcaccttCGCCTCAATTATGGGACCGCATGATGTTGTGCTCCGGATTGATGCTGGATTATGA